A genomic segment from Gracilimonas sediminicola encodes:
- a CDS encoding tyrosine-type recombinase/integrase, translated as MAFLIKRGKYYYVNFYSEDLGKKNVRKSLGTRHKDVAQKMVTELEKLESLGKINPFSKGFNPKKVLQRNTSNETTDCNTVSESIELFYKSKNHLSPATIGAYQRALDHFVELNELSDVHPTNVLSYHFENVIFKKSITSATRHYYFRHFRSWWKFLLKKNIVEKDYFPEIKKDLPRIRENTRPKMISEEELGILFKKFDDELARKKDLPEFDPNLVQHWFKPIVALYFFGGLRKHEAAYDPELSYSGLKGENLIYESEELSYISLPPTKGRKERLIPIINELKKELEVYLKVRAKISPSDYVFIYTGGNTKGQPVRGMRVYREFKRYCKEAGIPTSRTLHGMRHQAVTTWIEKGFHTAEASYMAGHSSQKVTEKYTHLTVKRLKDKMKALS; from the coding sequence ATGGCATTTCTAATCAAACGCGGTAAATACTACTATGTGAATTTTTACTCTGAAGACCTGGGTAAAAAGAATGTTCGGAAATCATTGGGCACCCGACACAAAGACGTTGCTCAGAAAATGGTAACTGAACTCGAAAAACTGGAATCGTTAGGCAAGATCAATCCCTTTTCGAAAGGATTCAATCCTAAGAAGGTTTTACAAAGAAACACCAGTAATGAAACCACTGATTGTAACACGGTTAGTGAATCCATTGAATTATTCTACAAATCAAAAAACCATCTCTCCCCGGCAACCATTGGAGCCTACCAGCGAGCTTTAGATCATTTTGTAGAATTAAATGAGTTATCAGATGTGCATCCAACAAATGTACTGAGCTATCATTTTGAGAATGTGATCTTCAAAAAGAGCATTACTTCTGCTACAAGGCACTATTACTTTCGACATTTCCGGTCTTGGTGGAAGTTTCTGCTGAAAAAGAACATTGTGGAGAAGGATTACTTTCCTGAGATTAAAAAGGATTTGCCAAGAATTAGAGAAAATACCCGACCCAAAATGATTTCTGAGGAAGAACTTGGAATTCTTTTTAAGAAATTCGATGATGAGTTAGCCAGAAAGAAAGACTTACCTGAATTCGATCCTAATTTAGTCCAACACTGGTTCAAACCGATTGTAGCATTGTATTTCTTTGGTGGTCTCCGAAAACATGAGGCGGCTTATGACCCTGAGCTTTCGTACTCAGGACTAAAAGGTGAAAACCTGATCTATGAAAGTGAAGAGCTTAGCTACATTTCACTACCACCCACCAAAGGTAGAAAAGAACGGTTAATTCCTATCATTAATGAATTGAAGAAAGAACTGGAGGTGTATTTAAAAGTTCGTGCTAAGATTAGTCCAAGTGATTATGTGTTTATTTACACGGGTGGAAATACAAAAGGTCAACCAGTTCGTGGAATGAGAGTGTATAGGGAATTTAAACGCTACTGTAAGGAAGCCGGTATTCCAACTTCTCGTACTTTACATGGAATGCGACACCAAGCAGTTACTACCTGGATTGAGAAAGGGTTTCACACGGCTGAAGCAAGTTACATGGCAGGACATTCGAGCCAGAAAGTAACGGAAAAATACACACATTTGACTGTGAAAAGACTTAAGGATAAAATGAAAGCTCTCTCCTGA
- a CDS encoding universal stress protein produces MKASHILVPTDFSEASLEAVKMAAKFVEMYDSTVDLIHVIPLMSYYDESMQHLGVPFDMEKDLYPKVLKTANDKLHEIAEEYIPKEHRGQLINLVGRKPSQVIANKANERQYDLVIMSNKGGHDSDEVRSHITEKVIRYSEKPVLSIGASFAENNIHEILVPMDGSGDSVAPLVQAFDFAHAFDAGITLMHIIEPYSLGMEVMPFTVEDDAAVYQSLISNINKYFEKHPELGFTIQRTGVDFEDLLVRETESGSSSVKFVSIVKKGFSAHTEICDYANSSADMVVMSTHGRTGIARILLGSTTAIVAQHLNKPLLTLRPK; encoded by the coding sequence ATGAAAGCCAGTCATATCTTAGTCCCTACCGATTTTTCTGAAGCTTCTCTTGAAGCGGTTAAAATGGCGGCTAAATTTGTGGAGATGTACGACAGCACCGTCGATCTCATCCACGTGATTCCGCTCATGAGCTATTACGATGAAAGCATGCAGCATTTGGGTGTTCCGTTTGATATGGAAAAGGATCTGTATCCCAAAGTACTCAAAACAGCGAACGACAAACTGCATGAAATCGCGGAGGAATATATCCCGAAAGAGCATCGCGGACAGTTGATCAACCTGGTGGGGCGAAAGCCTTCGCAGGTGATTGCAAATAAGGCCAATGAAAGACAGTACGATTTGGTCATTATGAGTAACAAAGGGGGGCATGACTCGGATGAAGTTCGCAGTCATATTACCGAGAAAGTAATCCGGTATAGCGAAAAGCCGGTACTCAGTATTGGTGCTTCTTTTGCTGAAAATAATATCCACGAAATATTGGTGCCGATGGACGGTTCCGGCGACTCTGTTGCGCCACTGGTTCAGGCCTTCGATTTTGCCCATGCCTTTGATGCCGGTATCACTCTGATGCACATCATTGAACCGTATTCGCTGGGTATGGAAGTGATGCCATTTACTGTGGAAGATGATGCTGCCGTCTATCAGTCACTGATAAGTAACATCAACAAATACTTCGAAAAACATCCTGAGTTAGGATTCACTATCCAGCGTACCGGTGTTGATTTCGAAGACCTGCTGGTGCGGGAAACCGAGAGCGGTTCATCATCGGTGAAGTTTGTAAGCATTGTGAAGAAAGGATTCTCAGCCCATACTGAAATCTGCGATTATGCTAACAGCAGTGCAGATATGGTGGTTATGAGCACCCATGGACGAACCGGCATAGCCCGCATACTTCTGGGCTCAACCACAGCCATTGTGGCTCAGCATTTGAATAAACCACTGTTAACCTTACGCCCGAAATAA
- a CDS encoding MerR family transcriptional regulator yields the protein MMRENQNEKYQDITTFKIGEVARRAKVDKETVRYYEKRSLIPKPDRRRSGYRIFTQRHIDQIKFIKRAQELGFTLSEIKELLELRIDEDTTCSEIKSEAQEKYQDVVEKIEDLQRIKNTLVDLIDSCAGEGPKGDCPILKALEGENKNILGNK from the coding sequence ATGATGAGAGAAAACCAGAATGAAAAGTATCAAGACATCACCACTTTCAAAATTGGTGAAGTAGCTCGCCGTGCAAAAGTAGATAAGGAAACCGTCCGTTATTACGAAAAACGCAGTCTCATTCCAAAACCTGACCGAAGGCGTTCCGGTTACCGTATATTTACGCAGCGGCACATTGATCAAATTAAATTTATCAAACGGGCGCAAGAGTTGGGGTTTACACTGAGTGAAATCAAGGAACTGCTGGAACTACGAATTGATGAGGACACTACTTGTTCAGAGATCAAAAGTGAAGCGCAAGAAAAATACCAAGATGTGGTGGAAAAGATCGAAGACCTACAACGAATAAAGAATACCCTAGTAGATTTAATTGATTCTTGTGCTGGGGAAGGACCTAAAGGAGACTGTCCTATTTTAAAGGCTCTTGAAGGCGAAAATAAAAACATCCTTGGCAATAAGTGA